From the genome of Chloroflexota bacterium, one region includes:
- a CDS encoding type II toxin-antitoxin system VapC family toxin: MTYLLDTDSCVYWLKGDVSVREHLRQAGVSRIAISAITAAELYFGAYHSARVNENLARAEAFILQFPVLPLDNAVLHVFGRIKSELRKQGQPVADFDLLIAATAMATDRILVTNNTRHYNRIANLRIENWASA; encoded by the coding sequence GTGACCTACCTGCTGGACACGGATAGCTGCGTCTATTGGCTGAAGGGGGATGTAAGCGTCCGCGAGCATTTGCGCCAGGCCGGCGTGAGCCGCATCGCCATTTCCGCCATCACGGCGGCCGAATTGTACTTCGGCGCATACCATTCGGCGCGTGTCAATGAAAACCTCGCGCGCGCCGAAGCATTCATACTGCAATTCCCGGTGCTTCCGCTCGACAATGCCGTGTTACACGTCTTCGGGCGTATCAAGAGCGAATTGCGCAAACAGGGACAGCCGGTCGCGGACTTCGACCTGCTCATCGCCGCAACGGCCATGGCGACCGACCGGATACTGGTCACGAATAATACACGTCACTACAACCGCATTGCTAATCTGCGTATCGAGAATTGGGCGAGCGCCTGA
- a CDS encoding beta-lactamase family protein — MLPTASPESVGLSAERLQAAFAQPQGWLADGTVSAVAAVVARRGRMAGEFYGGRTDAGENGRAVNSSTLFHIASIGKPMTATAVMMLVEAGKVSLDDPLSDYVPQFKGEWRDAITIRRLLTHTSGLPQDPGPEITEQVERGSGTDALLKHYHRTRLAAPVGSKVEYSNVGYGMLGLVIEAVSGKPFATFLRERLFAPAGMSEAYLAPPDSTYARIAQVDGVPDAGGTFERFNSRYARTLTNPGGSVIATAGDVAAFFQMFLDGGKAHGRAVLAPATTRLMTTNQTTGLRGGIEGFMTWDECAWGLGFDMRAAKRPHFSGEFTSPRTFGHSGVAGTFAWADPERELVCVMLGNHILHNLWNHPRWSRFSSAVCAAVTD, encoded by the coding sequence ATGCTGCCTACCGCATCCCCCGAATCCGTCGGCCTGTCGGCCGAACGCCTGCAAGCCGCCTTCGCGCAGCCGCAGGGCTGGCTGGCCGACGGCACCGTCAGCGCCGTGGCCGCCGTCGTCGCGCGGCGCGGCCGCATGGCGGGCGAGTTTTACGGCGGCCGCACGGACGCCGGCGAGAATGGTCGCGCCGTGAACTCAAGCACGCTCTTCCACATCGCGTCGATCGGCAAGCCGATGACGGCGACCGCCGTGATGATGCTGGTCGAGGCGGGCAAGGTCTCGCTCGACGACCCGCTGTCGGACTACGTGCCGCAGTTCAAGGGCGAGTGGCGCGACGCGATCACCATCCGGCGACTGCTGACGCACACCAGCGGCCTGCCGCAGGACCCCGGCCCGGAGATCACCGAACAGGTCGAGCGCGGATCGGGCACCGACGCGCTGCTGAAGCACTACCACCGCACGCGCCTCGCCGCGCCGGTCGGCAGCAAAGTCGAGTATAGCAACGTCGGCTACGGCATGCTCGGATTGGTCATCGAGGCAGTCAGCGGCAAGCCGTTCGCCACGTTCCTGCGCGAGCGGCTGTTCGCGCCCGCCGGCATGAGCGAGGCGTATCTGGCGCCGCCGGACTCGACCTATGCGCGCATTGCACAGGTGGATGGCGTGCCCGACGCCGGCGGCACGTTCGAACGCTTCAACTCGCGCTACGCACGGACCCTGACCAACCCCGGCGGCAGCGTCATCGCCACCGCCGGTGACGTGGCCGCGTTCTTCCAGATGTTCCTCGACGGCGGCAAGGCGCACGGGCGTGCGGTGCTCGCCCCGGCGACGACGCGGCTGATGACGACTAACCAGACGACCGGCCTGCGCGGCGGCATCGAGGGCTTCATGACCTGGGACGAATGCGCCTGGGGGCTCGGCTTCGACATGCGCGCCGCCAAGCGCCCGCACTTCTCCGGCGAGTTCACGTCGCCGCGCACGTTCGGGCACTCCGGCGTGGCCGGCACCTTCGCATGGGCCGACCCGGAGCGCGAGCTCGTCTGCGTGATGCTCGGCAACCATATACTGCACAACCTCTGGAACCACCCGCGCTGGTCGCGCTTTTCAAGCGCGGTCTGCGCCGCGGTGACGGATTGA